One genomic segment of Primulina tabacum isolate GXHZ01 chromosome 9, ASM2559414v2, whole genome shotgun sequence includes these proteins:
- the LOC142555017 gene encoding ASC1-like protein: protein MGFLEVRKSVDWEQESYAQYQDFIALPFFAVFFPTIRFFLDRFVFEKIGRRLIFGKGMQAIENESQERKKKIRKFKESAWKCIYYLSAEILALAVTYDEPWFKNTKYFWVGPGNQSWPNQMYKLKLKGLYMYAGGFYVYSIFALIFWETRRSDFGVSMGHHVATLILIMFSYTSRFARVGSIVLALHDASDVFLEVGKMSKYSGAEALASFSFVLFVLSWVLLRLVYYPFWVLWSTSYEVTQTLDKEKHKVEGPIYYYIFNFLLFSLLVLHIYWWVLMYRMLVKQVLARGKVSDDVRSDSEDEDQHED from the exons ATGGGCTTTCTTGAGGTGAGGAAATCTGTGGACTGGGAGCAAGAATCCTACGCGCAATATCAAGATTTCATCGCGTTACCTTTCTTCGCAGTCTTTTTTCCTACTATTCGATTTTTCCTTGACAGATTTGTTTTCGAG AAGATCGGAAGGCGTCtaatttttggaaaaggaatgcAAGCCATTGAAAATGAATCACAAGAGCGTAAGAAGAAAATACGCAAATTCAAGGAGTCAGCATGGAAATGTATTTACTATCTTTCAGCAGAGATTTTAGCCCTAGCCGTGACTTATGACGAGCCTTGGTTCAAAAACACCAAATATTTTTGGGTTGGACCTGGAAACCAATCTTGGCCTAACCAAATGTACAA GTTGAAACTGAAGGGTCTCTATATGTATGCTGGAGGATTCTATGTATACTCCATTTTTGCTTTGATATTTTGGGAGACAAGGCGGTCTGATTTTGGAGTTTCTATGGGTCATCATGTTGCAACTTTAATTCTCATTATGTTTTCTTACACATCAAG GTTTGCGCGTGTCGGTTCAATTGTTTTAGCTCTTCATGATGCCAGCGATGTGTTTCTTGAAGTAGGGAAGATGTCTAAATACAGTGGTGCGGAAGCCTTGGCGAGCTTCTCATTTGTGCTTTTTGTCTTATCGTGGGTCCTACTCCGCCTCGTTTATTATCCGTTCTGGGTCCTTTGGAGCACGAG TTACGAAGTGACTCAGACATTGGATAAGGAGAAACACAAAGTGGAAGGGCCTATCTATTACTATatcttcaattttcttcttttctCGTTGCTCGTTCTTCATATCTATTGGTGGGTGTTGATGTACCGGATGCTTGTCAAGCAAGTCCTTGCAAGGGGCAAAGTTAGCGATGACGTTCGATCTG ATTCTGAAGACGAAGATCAGCACGAAGATTGA
- the LOC142555018 gene encoding uncharacterized protein LOC142555018 has protein sequence MRRPNRVLRQFGMSQNIPISALDGDHLHECSRRGRKNYDWVKHHRLMVDAWENRHNLIVESDLVENYSMRYDYETWYDSITRRFISPLEPQQIDYGYQAADAYFRRIVRDETSNLKNLFGGLSIDDQPREALAEVVKKTIQTCDLLYEMSFRTPEQQHHHARSSNRRRRLRDDDVADEPSFSTSDWRQSLSTQSPTTHSWPHSSHGTCFYYLTTLFKFTFMVLIQQYIYFTFNGLSFAWYDYTVARNSWLGFHFTWRGYFAWRFCISSSTSFLYPIMRIKSIFIYWFEKSSSVSTSFIMKFHRIEPFSYTWNV, from the exons ATGCGTCGCCCAAATCGAGTTCTTCGGCAATTTGGAATGTCACAAAACATTCCAATATCAGCACTTGATGGAGATCATTTACATGAATGCTCGAGACGAGGACGCAAAAATTACGATTGGGTCAAACATCATAGACTGATGGTGGATGCGTGGGAAAATCGTCATAATCTGATTGTTGAGAGTGATTTGGTTGAAAATTATAGCATGAGATATGATTATGAGACATGGTATGATTCTATAACTCGACGTTTCATATCTCCTTTAGAGCCTCAACAAATCGATTACGGTTATCAGGCCGCAGATGCATATTTCAGACGTATTGTG AGAGATGAGACATCAAATTTGAAGAATTTGTTTGGAGGACTCTCTATTGATGATCAACCGCGTGAAGCATTAGCTGAAGTTGTTAAAAAAACTATCCAGACATGTGATTTACTGTATGAAATGTCCTTTAGAACACCTGAGCAACAACATCATCATGCTAGGTCTTCAAACAGAAGGCGAAGACTGAGAGATGATGATGTAGCCGATGAACCATCATTCTCGACCTCTGACTGGCGACAAAGCCTGAGTACACAATCTCCGACGACTCATTCATGGCCTCACAGCTCACATGGTACATGTTTTTATTATCTAACTACTTTGTTTAAATTCACATTCATGGTTCTTATTCaacaatatatttatttcaccTTCAATGGATTATCCTTCGCATGGTACGACTACACAGTTGCCCGTAACTCTTGGTTGGGCTTCCACTTCACAtg GAGAGGGTACTTCGCATGGAGATTCTGTATTTCGAGCTCCACTTCATTCCTATA TCCAATCATGCGAATTAAATCGATTTTCATCTATTGGTTCGAAAAAAGCAGCAGCGTAAGTACCAGCTTCATCATGAAATTCCATCGAATTGAACCCTTCAGTTATACATGGAATGTATGA